One stretch of Oncorhynchus clarkii lewisi isolate Uvic-CL-2024 chromosome 3, UVic_Ocla_1.0, whole genome shotgun sequence DNA includes these proteins:
- the LOC139398128 gene encoding histone acetyltransferase type B catalytic subunit codes for MQQCTEMAGMNPMEKKLAEYKCDTNEAISLKLVRFADDLEDESTTFHPEYSHQLYGDDEVAFGYKGLQIQLYYSAGNLSTLFKVKYSARVTEKFDCVEPDDVEGKIREIIPAGFSCNTDDFTSLLEKETNFKPFGTLLHTYNVHNVEEGEDFTYQIHKVDLSCPGFREYHKRLQTFLMWFIETASFIDVDDDRWDFFLVFEKYNKDGETLFATVGYMTVYNYYVYPDKTRPRVSQMLILPPFQGEGHGAQLLEAVHMFYCNLHKVQDITAEDPSENYVKLRDYVLVKLCQTLPSFSTDKLPLGFSDDMSTEAREKFKINKKHARRVYEILRLRVTDMSDETKARDYRLEVKKRLFAPTKKNQREMTKMMKCLRPEELASHISQMDTALQQEELEKSYQELLAEYRRVIERLAQA; via the exons ATGCAACAGTGTACAGAAATGGCGG GGATGAACCCAATGGAGAAGAAGTTGGCAGAATATAAGTGTGACACCAACGAAGCAATCAGCTTAAAACTAG TCCGTTTTGCAGATGATTTGGAGGATGAAAGCACGACATTCCATCCAGAGTACAGCCACCAGCTTTATGGTGATGA TGAGGTGGCTTTTGGATACAAAGGCCTTCAGATTCAGCTGTACTACAGTGCTGGAAACCTGAGCACCCTCTTCAAAGTGAAATACTCAGCCAGAGTCACAGAAAAGTTTGATTGTGTGGAG CCTGATGATGTTGAAGGGAAGATCCGGGAGATCATCCCCGCTGGGTTCAGCTGCAACACGGACGACTTCACCTCATTGTTGGAGAAGGAGACCAACTTCAAACCCTTCGGCACCCTGCTTCACACATACAACGTCCACAatgtggaggagggagaagacTTTACCTACCAGATTCACAAG GTGGACTTGTCGTGCCCGGGATTCCGAGAGTACCACAAGCGCCTGCAAACCTTCCTCATGTGGTTCATTGAGACGGCCAGCTTCATCGACGTGGACGACGATCGTTGGGACTTCTTTCTCGT ATTTGAGAAGTACAATAAGGATGGGGAGACGCTCTTCGCAACTGTTGGCTACATGACAGTTTATAATTACTATGTGTATCCAGACAAAACCCGACCACGTGTGAG CCAAATGCTGATCCTGCCGCCGTTCCAAGGAGAGGGTCATGGAGCCCAGCTGCTGGAGGCAGTGCACATGTTCTACTGCAATCTGCACAAAGTACAGGAcattacag CTGAAGACCCCTCAGAGAACTATGTGAAGCTGAGAGACTACGTTCTGGTCAAGCTTTGCCAAACACTGCCATCATTCTCCACAGACAAGCTTCCCTTGGGCTTCAGTGACGACATGTCCACAGAGGCCAGGGAGAAATTTAAGATCAACAAG AAACACGCACGACGAGTGTACGAAATCCTGCGTCTGAGGGTGACGGACATGAGCGATGAGACGAAAGCAAGGGATTACCGTCTGGAGGTCAAAAAGAGGCTATTTGCCCCTACCAAG aAGAACCAGCGGGAGATGACCAAGATGATGAAGTGTCTGCGACCAGAGGAGCTGGCGTCCCACATCAGTCAGATGGACACGGCGCTTCAGCAGGAGGAGCTGGAGAAGAGCTACCAGGAACTACTGGCCGAGTACAGGAGAGTCATCGAGAGGCTAGCACAGGCCTGA